Within Bifidobacterium dentium JCM 1195 = DSM 20436, the genomic segment CTCGTAGAGGTGCTCACGCCACTTGCGGTCGAGCACGGCAAGCACCACACGACGTTCGAGTTGGCGCAGGCCTTCTTCGCCGAGCTTCTCTTCGAAGTCGAGATACTGGTCCTTGGCGTCGGCGACGATGAGGTCCTTGACTGCCTCGACGGCCTTGTCTCCCTTGAGCTTGGAGACGGCATCCTTCGCGGCGTCCTGGTCCACCGCAATTGGATATACGGAGGCGAGTGCCTTGAACAGGCCTTCCCAATCCCAGTCCTTCGGCTTATCGGAGCCCTTGTTGGCCCCCTTGATGTAACTCGTCACGGTATCTTCAATGAAACGCAGGATATCGTCATGGATATCCTCGCCCTTGAGCACCGCCTGACGTTCGGCGTAGATCACGGTACGCTGTTTGTTCATCACGTCGTCGTACTTCAGCACGTTCTTACGGATTTCGAAGTTACGTGATTCCACGGCCTTCTGCGCGGTACGCACACCCTTGGACACGCTCTTGGCCTCGATCGGCTCGCCTTCCGGCATACCCTTGGCCATGACGCGAGCCACGAGCTGGGTGTTGAACAGGCGCATCAGATCGTCTTCGAGCGACAGATAGAAGCGGGATTCGCCCGGATCACCCTGACGGCCGGAACGGCCACGCAGCTGATTGTCGATTCGGCGGGATTCGTGACGTTCGGTGCCCAGTACGTACAGGCCACCGAGGTCGACGACCTCCTCATGCTCGTCCTTGACCTGCTCCTTGATTTCAGCCAAGGTGCCCGGCCAACGCTTCTCGTATTCGTCCGGAGTGTCGTCCGGCGAGTAGCCCTCGGACTTGAGCTTGGCGTCGGCAAGGAATTCGACATTGCCGCCGAGCATGATGTCGGTACCACGGCCGGCCATGTTGGTGGCCACGGTGACGGCGCCTTTACGGCCTGCGACGGCCACGACGGCGGCTTCCTTGTCGTGCTGCTTCGCATTCAGGACCTGATGCGGAATCTTGGCCACGTCAAGCAGTGAGGAGACGATTTCGGAGGATTCCACGGAAGCGGTGCCCAGCAGGACCGGCTGGCCCTTCTTGTGACGCTTGGCGACATCACGCACGATGGCGGCGAGCTTTTCCTTCTTGGTGCGGAAAATCAGATCGTCCTGATCCTCGCGGATCATCGGCTTGTTGGTCGGAATCGGAAGTACGCCGAGCTTGTAGGTGCCCATGAATTCGGCGGCCTCGGTCTCTGCGGTACCGGTCATGCCCGACAGTTTGTCGTACATGCGGAAGTAGTTCTGCAGGGTGATGGTGGCGAAGGTCTGGTTTTCGGCCTTGACCTCCACGCCTTCCTTGGCCTCGATGGCCTGATGCAGGCCTTCGTTGTAGCGACGTCCCGGCAGGATACGACCGGTGTGCTCGTCGACGATGAGCACCTCGCCTCCGGTCACGACGTAGTCGCGGTCACGCAGGAACAGCTCCTTGGCCTTGATGGCGTTGTTCAGATAGCCGATCAGGGCGGTGTTGTTCGGCTCGTACAGATTGTCGATGCCAAGATAGTCCTCGACCTTGGTGATGCCCGGATCGAGAATGCCGACGACCTTCTTCTTCTCATCGACATCGTAGTCCTCGTCGCGGGTGAGCTTCGGGACCAGGCGCGCGAACTGGCGGTACCAACGAGTCACGTCGCCTTCGGCAGGTCCGGAGATAATCAACGGGGTACGGGCTTCGTCGATGAGGATGGAGTCGACCTCGTCGACGATGGCGAAGTGATGTCCGCGCTGCACCAGGTCGGATTTTTCCCAGGACATGTTGTCGCGAAGGTAATCGAAGCCGAATTCGTTGTTGGTGCCATAGGTGATGTCGGCGTTGTACTGCTTGCGACGCTCCGGCGGCTTCTGATCGGTGATGATGCAACCGGTGCTCATGCCGAGGAATCGATAGACACGACCCATCAGCTCGGCCTGATAGCTGGCCAGATAGTCGTTGACGGTGACGACGTGAACGCCCTTGCCTTCCAACGCGTTCAGATATGCCGGCAATGTGGCGACAAGGGTCTTGCCTTCACCGGTCTTCATTTCGGCTATATTGCCCCAGTGCAGGGCGGCGCCGCCCATCAGCTGCACATCGAAGTGGCGCAGTCCGAGCGTACGCTTGGACGCCTCACGAACGGTAGCGAAGGCTTCCGGCATGATCTTATCGAGGGATTCGCCGTTGTCGATGCGTTCCTTGAACTTGGCGGTCTGGCCTTTGAGCTCCTCGTCATTGAGGGCCGCAATCTCGTCTTCCAGCGCATTGGTCGCCTTGGCGACGTTCTCAAGTTTCTTGATCTGTCGGCCTTCGCCCATACGCAGGGCTTTGTCAACGATATCTACCACAATCACTCCCTTGGTGTATGCGTGTTTCCTTAGGCGAGATTAGTCTTGCCGCACCGTTTTCGGAAAAACATCGTCCATTTTACGGTATTTTTCCGCGTGTTGCGTTCCGGCATGCAAAAAAGGGATCCGCACGATAAGTGCGAATCCCTTCAATGATCGGTTTCGGCGATTGCCGTCACCGAA encodes:
- the secA gene encoding preprotein translocase subunit SecA, yielding MVDIVDKALRMGEGRQIKKLENVAKATNALEDEIAALNDEELKGQTAKFKERIDNGESLDKIMPEAFATVREASKRTLGLRHFDVQLMGGAALHWGNIAEMKTGEGKTLVATLPAYLNALEGKGVHVVTVNDYLASYQAELMGRVYRFLGMSTGCIITDQKPPERRKQYNADITYGTNNEFGFDYLRDNMSWEKSDLVQRGHHFAIVDEVDSILIDEARTPLIISGPAEGDVTRWYRQFARLVPKLTRDEDYDVDEKKKVVGILDPGITKVEDYLGIDNLYEPNNTALIGYLNNAIKAKELFLRDRDYVVTGGEVLIVDEHTGRILPGRRYNEGLHQAIEAKEGVEVKAENQTFATITLQNYFRMYDKLSGMTGTAETEAAEFMGTYKLGVLPIPTNKPMIREDQDDLIFRTKKEKLAAIVRDVAKRHKKGQPVLLGTASVESSEIVSSLLDVAKIPHQVLNAKQHDKEAAVVAVAGRKGAVTVATNMAGRGTDIMLGGNVEFLADAKLKSEGYSPDDTPDEYEKRWPGTLAEIKEQVKDEHEEVVDLGGLYVLGTERHESRRIDNQLRGRSGRQGDPGESRFYLSLEDDLMRLFNTQLVARVMAKGMPEGEPIEAKSVSKGVRTAQKAVESRNFEIRKNVLKYDDVMNKQRTVIYAERQAVLKGEDIHDDILRFIEDTVTSYIKGANKGSDKPKDWDWEGLFKALASVYPIAVDQDAAKDAVSKLKGDKAVEAVKDLIVADAKDQYLDFEEKLGEEGLRQLERRVVLAVLDRKWREHLYEMDYLKDGIGLRGMGQRDPLVEYQREGYQMYNSMIEAIKEESIQLLFHVDIERVAVTEDTETESDEDEAVNAAEAVMGLEGEAEPTGQSAPAEPETDDEAEKAAIDELAEEHKAEPGIVGMQPISHAEGKVPANKRPKSEELRSPWADGRTFPGTGKNAQCPCGSGRKYKMCHGQNEQ